The nucleotide window tcccaaattgtatctgacagaggttcccaatttgtttcccgtttttggaggtccttctgctctcaactgggtatcaaattgaatttctcttctgcctatcatcctcagtctaacggagctgctgaacgcaccaaccaaaaaattgaacaatatttacgttgttttgtttctgaacaccaggacgattgggttggtttgattccttgggcggagtttgcacacaacaatctcgtttgtgattctactcattcaagccccttcttcatgaattatgtctttcatccatctattcttccctcggtctccCCTTCcgaagggataccgtcggttgatgttcatgttgccaatttgaggaagttgtgggatcagactcgacaaattcttctgcacaattctatgctggttaagaaacacgccgataaacgtagaagggcggctccggtgtttgttccaggtgatagagtatggttgagtacaagaaacatccgtttgaaagtaccttccatgaagttcgctcctcgtaatattggaccttacagggtgctgactcggattaacccagttgcgtatcgtctagctcttcccactgccttacgcatccctaactcatttcatgtttcattgctgaaaccactagtctgcaacagattttcctccactacgtcctctcctcgctctgttcaggtggagggtcaggaggagtatgaggttaactctattatcgattctcgaatctcccgggggagagtacaatatctggtcgattggaagggatatggtcctgaggagaggagttgggtacctcaagaggatgttcatgctcctcgtctccgcagggcgtttcactcccgcttcccatctcgtcccggttccttccgcccggtgggcgtatctgagagggggggtactgtcagggtacctgaagtctctacctccgagagaggtagagacttagacgtctatccgtccggacgggctgtttcctctgttcctcgcggtccacccggtcacgtaagcgccggccgcgagggagtcacttccttttgtagcaggaagtccggaaaccgacgtcatgacgccagcccggaacgacctgtcactcaatcctgtagagactaatcagatctcgtcggaggcgtgtctttccctccgagccagggtatttaaatttgcttctcccatttgctcattgccctgtcgtggttctagcctgtgtagtcacacagtgctctggtattttctgttatccctttggttccgacccggcttgtttgacttactctgtttacctctgttatccttgacccggcttgttcctcgcttacctgtcctctcgttccctcgacctcggcttgtctctgaccattctctatactctccgtacgttagtccggccattctaaggtccggtatacgtatcctgttcctgtttgtactctgcgtgttggatccctgtcccgatcctgacaatgggtCAGTTTGCATGGGTCAATTAATTTATCTGTGCATGGGTCactgcttgtgtgtatatatgtatgcatgtgtcagtgATTGCGTTTGTGCACAAAttgaaaaaccaaaaaacaaaacaatactttTTAAGGAACCTgtactttttaataaaaattataaaaactgtAGTGCTTCTGACCCTACATAGAGATCCTTGGTCTGTGCCTACAGAAGTCTTGCCCCTCTTATTCATGGGACCTCCACGAATAAGTGGATAAGAGAAGAGTCCTTGGACTCATCAGACTCAGAGATGATTGATCCGTCATGTGTACTGTATTTAACATCATAGATTAAGTGGAATCTGCTGAAAGCAAAATAGAAATGCTCTCAGAGGCCGTTGATTCCAAATCAGTTGATAAACTGATTTGAGTgatgataaagaccctgaggacCTACCTTGGGTAGATGGATCAGATAAACACTTTGCAGACCTTACCAAGCAAAAGTTATATTTTCCTCTGCACAGAGCTATAAAGGATTTGGTCACCTCTGAATGGAAGAAACCAGAAAGACAGGTTCCCTTTCAAGGTAAGTTAGCCAaactttaccctgtggaggaaggTACGTTTAGAATCTGGATCATACCACCTAAAGTGGATGCACCTATTTCCCGGGTAGCTCGTAAGACTATACTACCGCTTGACAGCTCTGCCTCTTTAACTGAGCCAATTGATTGAATATTGGACTCAGATCTATCCAAGATTTATACGGCCGCCGGTGCAGGATGTCATCCTGCTTTCGCTGCTGTCTCTACAGCCTTGAAAAGTTGGATTCAAGATCTAAATGCTGATGTGGAAAGAGGTGTTAAAAGAGTCAATATCCGAGATGCAATCAGGGATCTTCGTGTggcaactgacttcttcacagaagctTCCCTAGATATAACCAGAATATTCTCTTGTACAATGGTGTTATCTTTAGCAGCTAGGAGAGACCAGTATTTTCAAGGAATACTCCAGATGTAGCTAGTGGCGAGGTGGTCAACCTGCCTTTCGAGGTTCTAACAGATCTAAGACCCAGTCATTTCGCTCTTCAGGAAAGAACTTCTGACTGTCCGCCGGTAGTAGAAGCCCAACTTTCTGTGTTGAGAGAGACCTAGGCTCGGCACATTCTGGACACGTGGGTTGTATCCATAGTCCAGATGGGATACAGACTGAAGTTTCTTCAAAGACCAACaagaaacttttttttctgtCTACCCAAATTCTGCCAGAGGATTCAATGAGAAGTGCTCTGAAGGAATATGTGAGGTACCTTCTAGACGAAGAGCTCATTTCTCATGTCTCACAAGAAGAGAGATTCCAGGGACAATATTCACCTCTCTATTTTAGACATCAGAAGGGTCAACAAAACGCTGAATGTGAGatccttcaggatggagtcagggccggtgcaaggatttttgccgccctaggcaaaagtaaagtttgacgccccccccgtgacatcacaatgccccacctatatgacctgccatgttaactaacgctagtgctgcagtgccgccgtgtttacagtaaaaggcctgcagggacagggtatagacaccagaaccactacattaagctgcagtggttctggggactatagtgtttctttaatgtgaggtaaattagagattagtgccacgaataatatcctagattgcctacttacaagcagatgaggatgatgatgggctctagctgcagtctggctccactggtctggtgtagaacaggatctctggaggctgtttgtaactgtggtcacaaaaatcaatgttctgggagctccattttttgggggccctttacacagctcaaggtctggttcccagggtccaccttcatgttccaccaatgagtttgttcacagggggtggagtgtgtaggggatgtcctgatatgtgtgtaaggaatgcattgtgtgaatctgtgtttgtatgtgtaagggctgcaaggtgtgtttctgtgtatgtaagggatgaagtgtgtgagtctgtaaggggtgctttgagtgtgtgtaaggggtgcattgagtgtgtgtaaggaatgcattgtgtgtttctgtgtgtgtaagggatgcattgtgtgtaagggttgcattgcgcgcgtgtgtgtaatgcattgtgtgtgtaatgcattgtgtgtttttctgtgtgcaaggggttcattgtctttgtgtgtaaggggtgcattgtgtgtgattgtgtgtgtgtgtgtgtgtgtgtgtgatggatgtcaatctctcccccctcccttgtcactctcttctccccccctcccttgttactctcattccccctccctcccctgtcactccccctccctgtcaatttctctctccccgtcaattcccctccctgtcaatgtcttcCTCCCTTCCCTGTTAGTtcccccctgttagtttcttccccccacctccctgttagtttcttccccccctccctgttagtttctttcccccacctccctgttagtttctttccccctccctccctgtttctttcccctccctccctctttctttctttcccctccctccctgtttctttctttcccctccctccctccctccctgtttctttcttccccctccctccctccctccctgtttctttcttccccctccctccctccctctttctttcccctccctccctctttctttcttccccctccctcccaccctgtttctttcttccacctccctcccaccctgtttctttcttccccctccctccctgtttctttcttccccctcccctacctgtgttgtagcatggccgagctctgtatggtccgcgggtacagggagcttttgtttcctgtacccggccggactaacaggaagtgcacactcagtgtgcacttcctgttagtccggtcgggtacaggagacagatgctccctgtacccgcggaccatacagggctcggccacgctacagtaagggagtgacaggagggagcgctgagcgcttccctcctgtcagtccctctcctcatgctgtgcccggatggacacaccagcccgggcaaagctgcagccgcctgaggctctctgcagagcgctcgggcggctgcagcatgagagggccggcgctcctggcggcgccccttcccaaggggcgccctaggcggctgcctagtccgcctaacaggtagcgccgaccctggatggagtcaatcagatccatcTCCCCAACTATTTGAGGAACGATTATCTTATATCTATTGATCTTAAGGATGCTTACTATCATATCCCAATGGCCCCAGATCATCAGCGTTACCTTCAATTCGCTATAGGAGAGGAGCACTAGCACTGGTTGCGCTTATAACATATTTCTGTGTGCAGAATTTGATACCCGCTAAGACATCTTTTCCCTATCTCTAGAATGGATCCACATATTGTGCAAATTTCACCCTCAGTTCCTCCGACTACGCTTGGTAACAGTGAGAAGGTACATGCAACTCATAGGAATCCTGGCTTACGCCATCGGACTTATCAGATGGGCTCAAACGCATCTCAGGGATCCTCAGGGATTCTTCCTATTTTATTTCAACAAGAGGAAGATGAATTGGAGCCAGCCACTGATGATTAATCTTCAGTGAAGCTAAACCTTACCTGGTGGCTGAAAAGAGtgaatatagatcagggtttccAGTTATCAGAACCTCACAAGATAGTGGTAACCACGAATTCCAGTTTTCAAGGATGGGGTGTGCATTGCCTGGTCCTAGTTACACAAGATCTGTGGACAAGCAAGCAAGCAATTAATTCTATCATCAGATATTTTGGAATTATGAGTCATTTTTAACAGCTCTTCTACAGTTCAAATGGTTGCTGATGAACAAGTGGGTCCAAGTTCGCTCAgaaaaaattgcagctgtatcCTATATCAACCATCAAGGTAGGACAGACAGCCTCTTGTTGATGAAGGAATTACAGTCCATGATGATCTGGACACAGAAAGAACATCCAGGTTTTAACTGCAGTCTACCTACTGGGAGTTCAGAATACAATTGCATATTACCTGAGCAGAGTAACAGTGTGGCAACAGTGTAACAGAATGGCAACTATTTCCAAATTTTATTGAGATTGACTCGAATTTGGGGGATACCACAGAAAGATCTGATGGCCACTTATGGTAACAAATATTTTTCCAGATCTGATGACCAGAAGGGTCAAGGTGAGGTTGCTCTAACCCAAATTTGGAATTCCAATCTAGTGTACATATTCCCTCCTGTACCTGTAATGTCAGCAGTCCGGAAAAAGATTCAGAATGAGAGCTGTAAGTCATTGATACTTTCCTTCTGGCCACGTCAACCCTGGTGCCCTATGGCAAGACGGATGAGTCTGGAATCTCCGAGGGAACTTTCAGTCCATCCATACCTATTACTACAAAGTCCCTTGAGATACTCAGATCCTCAAGATCTGGGATTGATGGCCTGGAGATTAAGCAGGATACTCTGATAGGTAAAGGCATCCCTGAGACTGTCATTAAGACCCTCTTACGGTCCAGGAAATACTCCACTATTACAAAATATGGCAAGCATTTGTCTCTTGGTCTCATGAACAGAGGGTTGGAAAtactcctccaaccatgtcaACTATCCTGAGCTTCCTTCAAGAGTGCCTAGAAAAGGAGTTATAACACTCTAAAGGTGCACATATTGACACTTTGCACATTGACAGGAATCAGTTGGGCATTGGAGCCCCTGGTGATTTGCTTAATGAAAGCAGGGATTAAACACTGATGGTGTTCGTGCCTCCACAGGGCCTTCCTCTGGTCTTACAGACTCAAACTAAACCACCATTCGAACGTCTACAAGGAGCCTCTATGGTGTCTGGGTTTTTTttggacaatctttatttagacAGTAATATTTTTCCAGATTATGACAGATATGGTGTTACAAACAACAGAGGTAAACAGGTTGTGATAGGTAGAACAATAAGTTTTTTAGACTTTTTGTTCTCCCGTTTTGGCCTCCACCTCTTGACAGTGGGTGGTAGCAGCCATCTCTTAGGCTTATCAATGTctttctctacctgtactgaagggcaTCAGGGCACACTCCACACGTGCAGTTGCAGCATCTGGGTCTTTTGTGGCAAATGTCTACTGACAAAATTTGTAAAGATGGCACTTGGACCTCTTTGAACATATTTGTCAGCATTACAAACTGGACGTTAAAGTTGTCAATGAGGCGTAATTTGGATGTCAAGTCCTTGACTCGGTTCAATCTTTTCTCTGTTGAATTATATTGATTATTCCAATAAATTTGATTTGCAGTTATTTACgtctctgtccctccctttgaagCTTGGTTATTCCCATTTGTATATGCTGCcacgattagccaggaaagtggaaaatgtattgtaattttctttttcaggctattattcatggcagcatatactacccACCTTTTTAACTTATTTGCTTATCTACTGTAGAGCTTGTTACTGACTAGAGAGCTTAGGACTGATCCCTCCTTTTAAAGACTCtgtgttttcctgtcctatcggctgtaatgGGCATACCTAATACATTTGAATATGCTGCCataaataatagccaggaaaagaaaattatggcaagtatgaatacatttcacACTTTAATAATCTTACAATAATATGCACGGTAGCATTTATAAAgtactatatatttataattcAAACTCATAAAAGAACACAACTAAGCAAATCAAAGTATTAGAAAATAGTGCAAATGGTTTAATACTGAAAAATAGTATAAACAAATCCAAGATTTATTCAGAAAACTATACTACTGAAATAACGCAAAGGGGATGAATTAAAATGCTAATTTGAATCTTGTCAACATTACAGTTACATCATTTGGAGGTAATTGGGTGGCAAAAACCTGTttactctttttttctttcaagccaaggaaaaaacaaaaaacaatattggttGTTTCCTTCTGCAAATATAAATATCGAttgaacaaatatttttttagccACAACCTTAATAACAATGAAACATTATCATGGTTTTGAACATGTGTAATTTTAACTGATTTTGAAAAAGAAGAACAAAATTTGGTAACAATTCCAGGGCACCTCTTACACTGTGGAACTATCCAAAAATGCCTTATTCCTCTTGTGAAACAAACATTACTTTTGTTAATTCTGCTATAACAAATGAGAGATTGGACAAGTGGTGCATTTCTTTTCTaggtaatttagaaataaacctgGGAAATTGCATACACAAAATAATTCCCAGGAATTCAGCTCAGAGGTTATGGGATGGAAAAAGGCACAAAGTATTTGGTTGTCAGACATCTAATCGGCTCTTGATGTTCACACATGAGCTTTCACTTCTTCCTTAATCTTCTTCAAAGATTCACTCACCACATCGCAGACCTTTTTATGCTTTTGCCAATGTTTAACTTGACATTCTCTGCACAGAAGAGAGGATATAACATCAGAAGCAAGacaagcaattaaaaaaaagagaaagcacCCACGTCAATGCAACTATAACCATGAGGGGGATAAGACAGGAGTCAGATGATAAAAGTCAAAATAAAGACCATAATCTGAAGAATGCAGGGTGTCAGATGTTTGACATAAAATATGGAAGAAAGGCTACATGATCTAGCAACAGATAATAGAGAATCACCAAGTAATGCCTACGTAGTAAATCACTATTACAGATGCTGATTTGTGCTCTCAAATACTGTCCATACAATATCGCCTATCAAACTGGCATTCAGTCATTGTGAATTACTGACATCCAGGAAATATTCACCTCTTAATTTTTACTTAGCCACCATGTACATCTATTAATGTTGTTTATTAACAAAACTGGAAGTTGTGAAAAAATGATAAGAGAACTGCAATTGTAGACCAAAATGAGTGAGTATGGAAAAACATTAGAGTTGTTAGATTGTTCTAGTTCGACTATTCTGGCCAAGCATTTGCAATTCCTTtgacaattctccacaattcttaGTTTAGAGTTAGACAATTAGCCCCAATATTATTAGGCTTCTATGTGTGAAATGGATAAACAAAGCCCTTTGCCACCTTTTTCTATAAAATATGTTTAACAGATGGACTCCTGCAATGGATTTCTTATGGGTAACATTTGAATAGAAGACTTTAAAAATTAGCATGCAGTATTCTTTAAACTACGCTTGTTCTAGGACAAATTTAGGGATCACTCACCTATTGCAGTACCACTCGCTTTGACACCTGGAGCAACGTTTTTTTGCTTCTGATCCACAAGAGCCACACTTTGGTTTATCTGGAACGAGGTTCTCCATGACATCCATGTTATATGTCTGAGCCCACCTGGTGGGAACAAGTTGAAATACAGAGTTCAAGCGAAATGAGCATGTGATTATTGTGGTTTGTACTGAGTCGGAGTTGGGAATACACACACCTCTGAGCTTGGAGCTGTAATTCCTCATCGCTGGGTGAAAATGCATGCTTCACCTGGTGCTTTGCTATTGCCTTCCATTTCCCAGAATTACTCCTGATTATTGAATCCCAAATCTCTGGTACCTGATTGATCAAGCAATACAACAATGGTAAAAGAGAATTTGACAGACGGATAAAATGTACAAGGATTGTATTGCTCAGTATCTTCCAGAATATCTTTTCAAATATACTGTATTCATCATCTTATATCCTAAGACCCCTCGGCTCTGAATGATTGTCTATCAACAACCCTCCCACAATGccttataaaatatgtaaatgaacAGAGACAGCAGTTTTCACATTTCCAGCAAATATTTTTGTAGGCTGCCTTAACAATGACTTGCTGTTTCATGCAAGCTATTTGTGCTAATACTTGGGCTATAATCTGATTGATCTATGCCCAGCCATGGGTCTCTCTGTCTCATCATTCTTAGGATCGTCAGCATTCGCATTGCTACTTTTAGAAATCTCTCTGATATCATTAACTGAAGCATTATTAAAGCTGTCGGGATCTCAAAATGtgacaaaaataataatccatgctTATTTCAATTAATTCTCACATGTATAACACACACACGTTGTAACATCTGTTCAGACACATAGATCATTTAGGTaattctcacatgtaaaacacacacacacgttgtaACATCGGTTCAGACACATAGATCATTTAGGTaattctcacatgtaaaacacacacacgtTGTAACATCGGTTCAGACACATAGATCATTTAGGTaattctcacatgtaaaacacacacacgtTGTAACATCGGTTCAGACACATAGATCATTTAGGTaattctcacatgtaaaacaaacacacacacacacacacacacacacatgttttaaCATCGGTTCAGACACATAGATCATTTAGGTAAACACTTACAGGGTAATTCATCAACTGTGACTTGATGAGGATTTGCTGAGCTGGCTAGCAATATTGGACTAAAATCTGCAATTCTCTTTGAAATCACAGTTTGGTGAATAATCCTGCTAATACAGGTGGCCTGTGAAAATTAAGAAGTTCCTCTATGCCCCCTAAACACCTCTTCTTTCTCCATACCTGCTCCAAAATAAACTCCTTCTTTGGTGCAGCTGGTTCACTGACAGACAGTTGGCTCAGGAAACGCTGGAGTTCCACAAGATTTGGCAACTGATCAATAAGGACTTCAGTAAGAAAAGAACAAAGCTAAAGAAACAAAAGTACTTTAATATAATCCATCAAGATGAAGATTTACATTCCATTTGATCTTAGAGAGGGAGCCATTCTTCAACAAAATTAGCTTTCTCCCAGATTTCCCTATATTGAATCTTGGCACGTGCAAAGACACAATGTGGTTTGCCATGCAAGTGATGGTACCTTTAGGAGCTGTCCTTTTGTGAAGTTGTTGATGTTATATTTCTGTTGACACTCAGGCCTCAGCAGAAGGTTGTAGAGAGCTATCCAAGCCTGTCCATCCAACTTGGTCATCTTCAGCTGGTCCTCTGCTGGTACTGGGAACCAGCGGCCACTCTCATACTTCTGTAGTTGTCCTGAGGGATGTGAAATGAATGAAGTGAAAAGAGAATGAAAAAAAGTGAGATCAATATTAACAAAAGGTAAAAGAAATGTTGTTTTATTGAATTTTCTCCCCCTTACAATGATGATTGGTCGATTTAATGAACGTTGAATTGGATGGAGAATCTCTCCCTTAAATCTATGAGACAATGATCAATTttacaagtgaattaaaaaccTCTCACTCACAGAGCTCTATTTGACCATATCCAACTCACAATATCAAAGAAAAATCTGGGCACACATTGGAACAGGCAACGTTTGGGCTCAAACATGAGTCTTTTTCaagcccccccttttttttttaaatcacaataacaagtgcatatgttatatatatatatatatatatatacacacacacacacaccccagtgCAAACAACtaattaatacaataattaatacaataacaagtgacagcataaattaaataattaacatataaaaaatatattaaaacaatgaATATAACTGAaaaatggggggcggagcctaagaTCCGAGGCAAACTGACGCACAACTCTGGAGCTCCGTTTTCAAACCGGAGAAATCAAGCCAAAATACAGCCAAAATAGCCCCACTAACCATCGACCACACTCAGGAACCCCTCAAGCCCAATGGGACGCCCCAGGACTAACAATAGGGGAAATGTGGCGGCAAGCATGCAGCCCAAGTGAAGCCAATATGACAGGCAAAACAAGGACTGACAATGATGCCGACCTGGTAACCACCGGGGTGCTAAAAACCCTACTAGCGGATTTACAGAAAAACATCCTCGCGGATGTCACCACATTAaggggagagctgcagggcctCACGGGCCGAATTGCTGTGCTGGAGGACTCCTCTCAAGAACACCAGCGAACTATCACCACACTGCAGAGAGACATGCTGGAAGTGAGCCGCAAAAACATAATGCTCGAACGGCGCATGGATGCCCAGGAGGACGCGAAAAGGAGACACAACATAAAGGTCAGGGGGATCCCGGAGGGGCTACCGGAGGCAGAACTACCGCACACGATCAAGAGcctgctgactattatactgccCCCAGGTCAAACTAAACCTATCACTCCCACAGAAGTATTAAAGATCCCGAAACCCGCTGAGGCCCCAGACATGGCCACAAGGGACCTTACCTTACCTTACCTTCAAAAATGGACCAGACAAAGCATCGATCCTCATCGCCCTCCGGGGGAAAACCCCTACACAATTTGAGAATGCGAAGCTGACCTTCTACAATGACCTGTCAAACGGAACTCTGGCGTGGCGTAGATCACTCCGACCTCTCACTGCTACACTCCAGCGGCACAACATATCATACTGCTGGCGGTCATCTCACACATTCCTCGTGCAGCAGGGAGAAACAACTCACCAAATCCACGACCCACAAGACGGAGTGGATCTTCTGCAGGCCTTGGCCCTACCATGGGACTCGCTCTCCCAAGGGTCATCGAGCCCCGCTACCTCGGCTCACAGCTGGGACCCAGCGAACTGTGCCCCTTTTGTACCACGAAACACCACACCGGTCACATACGCCTCGGTCACCACCTAAACGGAGCCGAGGGGCCCACGCTCCAACCCCAGCAACACCACTAATTGTCTATAGCAGGCACACGCGCCTGTCGGGCACGGGGAAGGTAATAAATACAAGGTAGCCGGGACCACCCGCAGTACCCTACATTTGCCCGACTAACCAGCCGATTAACCTCAACAGTACCAAGGACTGCTAACATTGACCCCCAAAATACAGTTCGCTGCGGTTTTACCCTTTTCCTGACCACTGAGGTCTCTATAGGATCCAACGCAGATAAACAACACGGCAACTATATTACTCTAGGACACCCTTACCTATCTCTGGCCTCTCAAGAGCATGGCACGCTCTATATTGACTGCCTGCAACTTACAAGAGACCCACTCCCAGAGGCATCACAACCCAATTTTTACTACTGGGGTTTCAGCAATCTGAATGTACCAGCTTAGAACCAACGTATATGTGTCTATATTATACACCTCTTGAATGATTTATGTTACTAACCATACGAAAATGTGCCTGACCTACCATGTACCTATGTGTTCAACTGTTTTATTGcgctagaggattgcctttggggtaatGCGAATGTTATAAActcacgcacaacaaaaataaagaattaaaaaaaaaataactgaaaaatGCATGTCATTAGTACCTCCATAAAGAAGAGACCCATACCTTGTATGTAACACAGATTAATTCAAGGAAGTTGCTCTCTTCTATGCTTTGTACATTTAATCATATGACAAACAACTGAACGAGAATCAgcagtaatttaactcctattcGTTGATTCAGCAACATAGTCACCTGGTAACATTCAGTCAAATGAGAATCTTGCAATGAATACAGTCACAGCCATATGAAGTACAGTTATGTGGATTTGTACCTTTGTGTCTGCGACTCCATGGACAGTGTTGAAGCAGTTCTACTAGCACACAGGGTAGATTGTGGGTGTTCAGCAGCCGAGTCGTCACACTGAGAGGCAAACTGTTGACAGAAAGTCATTCTTACTATACACAATATGGGTAGAATGTCTACCAAGTATGGGGTATATCGTTCTTGTGTGTACATGGTCTCTCATGATCAATTTCTACTATGTGTGCACATTGACCACTTACCTGTCAGTGTGATCAGTGATATAACGGAGGACTGACAGACACTTTAATGC belongs to Pelobates fuscus isolate aPelFus1 chromosome 7, aPelFus1.pri, whole genome shotgun sequence and includes:
- the ZMYND10 gene encoding zinc finger MYND domain-containing protein 10 isoform X2 produces the protein MQAILNASTGQEEIIKELLVTHGKIPTLIHELIAVEIWKLKVFPVLCQLQDFQPKSTFPLYMVIHHEATIINLLETIFYHKDVCESAEELALDLIDYCHRKLTMLASKSSDGIKQTKERLLDNISSEASTLEELKLQAEDLEFDIALKCLSVLRYITDHTDSLPLSVTTRLLNTHNLPCVLVELLQHCPWSRRHKGQLQKYESGRWFPVPAEDQLKMTKLDGQAWIALYNLLLRPECQQKYNINNFTKGQLLKLCSFLTEVLIDQLPNLVELQRFLSQLSVSEPAAPKKEFILEQVPEIWDSIIRSNSGKWKAIAKHQVKHAFSPSDEELQLQAQRWAQTYNMDVMENLVPDKPKCGSCGSEAKKRCSRCQSEWYCNRECQVKHWQKHKKVCDVVSESLKKIKEEVKAHV
- the ZMYND10 gene encoding zinc finger MYND domain-containing protein 10 isoform X1; this encodes MEEAPPAPVLLYGEAEGMAQSLQTFTIKDTGSAGWFKQHEYIEKLNMQAILNASTGQEEIIKELLVTHGKIPTLIHELIAVEIWKLKVFPVLCQLQDFQPKSTFPLYMVIHHEATIINLLETIFYHKDVCESAEELALDLIDYCHRKLTMLASKSSDGIKQTKERLLDNISSEASTLEELKLQAEDLEFDIALKCLSVLRYITDHTDSLPLSVTTRLLNTHNLPCVLVELLQHCPWSRRHKGQLQKYESGRWFPVPAEDQLKMTKLDGQAWIALYNLLLRPECQQKYNINNFTKGQLLKLCSFLTEVLIDQLPNLVELQRFLSQLSVSEPAAPKKEFILEQVPEIWDSIIRSNSGKWKAIAKHQVKHAFSPSDEELQLQAQRWAQTYNMDVMENLVPDKPKCGSCGSEAKKRCSRCQSEWYCNRECQVKHWQKHKKVCDVVSESLKKIKEEVKAHV